One Natator depressus isolate rNatDep1 chromosome 6, rNatDep2.hap1, whole genome shotgun sequence DNA window includes the following coding sequences:
- the LOC141988508 gene encoding olfactory receptor 5AR1-like, protein MEEGNHSEATEFILSGLTDRPELQVPLFVVFLLIYGVTLLGNGGMILLITIDPRLHTPMYIFLRNLSFCDLCLSLIISPKMLLDFFAESKNISYTACAVQLYLSIVFADAECLLLAVMAYDRYVAICNPLLYAVTMSRQLCNQLVAGVYAVGVVDSMIHTCCTFRLSFCSSNIINHFFCNIPPLLVLSCSDTHINEILVFAFTCCIQVISFLTVLLSFAYIISTILKIRSAEGRRKAFSTCTFHLTSVTLYFGTLLLIYLRPTSSYSMDTDKVASVFYILVIPMLNPLIYSLRNTEVKDSLRKAMNKLLTKS, encoded by the coding sequence atggaagagggaAATCACTCGGAGGCGACTGAGTTCATTCTCTCAGGACTGACAGATCGTCCGGAGCTGCAGGTCCCCCTGTTTGTGGTGTTCCTACTGATTTATGGTGTCACActgctggggaatggggggatgatCTTGTTAATAACAATTGATCCCcgactccacacccccatgtacattttcctcaggaatttgtctttctgtgacctctgcctTTCCTTGATAATTTCCCCCAAGATGCTGTTGGATTTCTTTGCTGAGAGTAAAAACATTTCTTACACTGCTTGTGCTGTGCAACTGTATCTCTCTATCGTTTTTGCAGATGCTGagtgcctcttgctggctgtgatggcatatgaccgttatgtggccatctgtaacccACTGCTCTATGCGGTCACTATGTCCAGGCAGCTTTGTAATCAGCTAGTGGCTGGGGTGTACGCTGTGGGGGTGGTGGATTCAATGATACACACTTGTTGTACATTTcggctgtcattctgcagctccaacatcatcaatcatttcttctgtAACATCCCACCCTTGTTGGTGCTCTCCTGTTCTGATACCCACATCAATGAGATTTTGGTTTTTGCTTTTACATGCTGCATTCAAGTGATCAGCTTTCTGACTGTCCTCCTCTCCTTTGCCTATATCATCTCCACCATCCTGAAGATCCGCTCCGCTGAGGGTCGACGCAAAGCTTTCTCCACCTGCACTTTCCACTTGACCTCTGTGACCCTGTATTTTGGCACCCTCCTCTTGATATATTTACGTCCCACCTCCAGCTATTCAATGGACACAGACAAAGTGGCCTCAGTGTTTTACATACtggtgatccccatgttgaaccccctcatctacagcctgagaaacacGGAGGTGAAGGATTCCCTGAGGAAAGCAATGAACAAACTCCTAACCAAATCTTGA